One segment of Daphnia magna isolate NIES linkage group LG2, ASM2063170v1.1, whole genome shotgun sequence DNA contains the following:
- the LOC116916705 gene encoding zinc metalloproteinase nas-14 isoform X1, with translation MMRFITSLFAALLLSSLVARSAADSDPTTFREPDTPMSDEAMDDLSNIPLGNADSEKEIPGEPLNPTDFKNAMTVSMDPPPRDKLGGDPIEIAGLFEGDIAGVVSADMAAGKSFKPGKSGTKATGKNAIVDMNLRWPSSVIPYVISASFVPNDRSVIARAMLEYHNKTCIRFVPRTNQRDYVHIMPGSGCSSNVGRTGGGQPVSLGSGCVYVGIVIHELMHAAGFWHEQSRGDRDNFIAIQWDNIINGMAYNFQKYNLDRIQYLGAPYDTSSVMHYDAFAFAKNRERPTIIAKKQGTELGQRRGFSDVDVMKLNKLYECGKNGGVSTVTTTMAPLVSTELPGKCEDSHKYCKIWSETGECTKNKVWMSVSCRKSCKMCGVDCDNFNLHCDSWAKTNECEKNIEYMKLYCPKSCGFCGTASSAACNDGNRYCSAWAERGQCKANADYMKLHCKKSCGLC, from the exons ATGATGCGATTCATCACTTCTTTGTTCGCTGCTTTGCTTCTGTCCAGTCTGGTGGCACGAAGCGCTGCTGATTCCGATCCAACCACCTTCCGCGAACCGGACACCCCCATGAGTGACGAAGCTATGGATGATCTTAGCAACATACCGCTGGGCAACGCCGATTCG gaaaaagaaatacctGGCGAACCTCTAAATCCAACTGATTTCAAAAACGCCATGACAGTCT CCATGGATCCACCTCCACGTGACAAGTTGGGAGGTGATCCTATCGAAATTGCTGGTCTCTTTGAAGGTGACATTGCTGGAGTTGTAAGCGCAGACATGGCCGCCGGCAAGTCATTTAAACCAGGCAAATCTGGCACCAAA GCAACAGGAAAAAATGCTATTGTCGACATGAACCTTCGCTGGCCGTCGAGCGTCATTCCTTACGTCATATCAGCTTCTTTCG TACCGAACGACCGGAGCGTGATCGCCAGAGCGATGCTTGAATATCACAATAAAACCTGCATCCGCTTCGTCCCACGTACCAATCAACGCGACTACGTTCACATCATGCCTGGATCGGG GTGCAGCAGCAATGTCGGCCGGACCGGAGGCGGTCAGCCCGTTTCCCTG GGCAGCGGTTGTGTCTACGTGGGGATCGTCATTCACGAACTGATGCACGCTGCGGGTTTTTGG CACGAGCAGAGCAGAGGCGATCGCGACAACTTCATCGCCATCCAATGGGATAATATTATTAACG GAATGGCGTATAACTTTCAAAAGTATAATCTGGACCGAATCCAGTACCTCGGAGCACCATACGACACAA GTTCCGTAATGCACTACGATGCCTTTGCATTTGCTAAGAACCGCGAACGTCCCACTATTATAGCCAAAAAACAAGGCACCGAGCTGGGACAGAGGAGAGGATTCAGTGAC GTGGATGTTATGAAATTGAACAAACTGTACGAATGTGGAAAGAACGGCGGTGTGTCAACGGTCACCACCACAATGGCTCCACTTGTTTCCACTGAATTACCAG GCAAATGCGAGGACAGTCACAAATACTGCAAGATCTGGTCGGAAACCGGCGAATGCACCAAAAACAAAGTGTGGATGAGCGTCAGCTGTCGCAAATCGTGCAAAATGTGCG GAGTGGACTGTGATAACTTCAACTTGCACTGCGATTCATG GGCAAAGaccaacgaatgcgaaaaGAACATTGAGTACATGAAGCTTTACTGTCCAAAATCTTGCGGATTCTGCGGAACAG CTTCTAGCGCGGCGTGCAACGACGGGAATCGATACTGTAGTGCTTGGGCGGAACGAGGCCAGTGCAAAGCCAATGCCGACTACATGAAACTACACTGCAAGAAATCATGTGGATTATGctaa
- the LOC116916705 gene encoding zinc metalloproteinase nas-14 isoform X2 has product MREKEIPGEPLNPTDFKNAMTVSMDPPPRDKLGGDPIEIAGLFEGDIAGVVSADMAAGKSFKPGKSGTKATGKNAIVDMNLRWPSSVIPYVISASFVPNDRSVIARAMLEYHNKTCIRFVPRTNQRDYVHIMPGSGCSSNVGRTGGGQPVSLGSGCVYVGIVIHELMHAAGFWHEQSRGDRDNFIAIQWDNIINGMAYNFQKYNLDRIQYLGAPYDTSSVMHYDAFAFAKNRERPTIIAKKQGTELGQRRGFSDVDVMKLNKLYECGKNGGVSTVTTTMAPLVSTELPGKCEDSHKYCKIWSETGECTKNKVWMSVSCRKSCKMCGVDCDNFNLHCDSWAKTNECEKNIEYMKLYCPKSCGFCGTASSAACNDGNRYCSAWAERGQCKANADYMKLHCKKSCGLC; this is encoded by the exons ATGCGT gaaaaagaaatacctGGCGAACCTCTAAATCCAACTGATTTCAAAAACGCCATGACAGTCT CCATGGATCCACCTCCACGTGACAAGTTGGGAGGTGATCCTATCGAAATTGCTGGTCTCTTTGAAGGTGACATTGCTGGAGTTGTAAGCGCAGACATGGCCGCCGGCAAGTCATTTAAACCAGGCAAATCTGGCACCAAA GCAACAGGAAAAAATGCTATTGTCGACATGAACCTTCGCTGGCCGTCGAGCGTCATTCCTTACGTCATATCAGCTTCTTTCG TACCGAACGACCGGAGCGTGATCGCCAGAGCGATGCTTGAATATCACAATAAAACCTGCATCCGCTTCGTCCCACGTACCAATCAACGCGACTACGTTCACATCATGCCTGGATCGGG GTGCAGCAGCAATGTCGGCCGGACCGGAGGCGGTCAGCCCGTTTCCCTG GGCAGCGGTTGTGTCTACGTGGGGATCGTCATTCACGAACTGATGCACGCTGCGGGTTTTTGG CACGAGCAGAGCAGAGGCGATCGCGACAACTTCATCGCCATCCAATGGGATAATATTATTAACG GAATGGCGTATAACTTTCAAAAGTATAATCTGGACCGAATCCAGTACCTCGGAGCACCATACGACACAA GTTCCGTAATGCACTACGATGCCTTTGCATTTGCTAAGAACCGCGAACGTCCCACTATTATAGCCAAAAAACAAGGCACCGAGCTGGGACAGAGGAGAGGATTCAGTGAC GTGGATGTTATGAAATTGAACAAACTGTACGAATGTGGAAAGAACGGCGGTGTGTCAACGGTCACCACCACAATGGCTCCACTTGTTTCCACTGAATTACCAG GCAAATGCGAGGACAGTCACAAATACTGCAAGATCTGGTCGGAAACCGGCGAATGCACCAAAAACAAAGTGTGGATGAGCGTCAGCTGTCGCAAATCGTGCAAAATGTGCG GAGTGGACTGTGATAACTTCAACTTGCACTGCGATTCATG GGCAAAGaccaacgaatgcgaaaaGAACATTGAGTACATGAAGCTTTACTGTCCAAAATCTTGCGGATTCTGCGGAACAG CTTCTAGCGCGGCGTGCAACGACGGGAATCGATACTGTAGTGCTTGGGCGGAACGAGGCCAGTGCAAAGCCAATGCCGACTACATGAAACTACACTGCAAGAAATCATGTGGATTATGctaa
- the LOC116916705 gene encoding zinc metalloproteinase nas-4 isoform X3, producing the protein MTVSMDPPPRDKLGGDPIEIAGLFEGDIAGVVSADMAAGKSFKPGKSGTKATGKNAIVDMNLRWPSSVIPYVISASFVPNDRSVIARAMLEYHNKTCIRFVPRTNQRDYVHIMPGSGCSSNVGRTGGGQPVSLGSGCVYVGIVIHELMHAAGFWHEQSRGDRDNFIAIQWDNIINGMAYNFQKYNLDRIQYLGAPYDTSSVMHYDAFAFAKNRERPTIIAKKQGTELGQRRGFSDVDVMKLNKLYECGKNGGVSTVTTTMAPLVSTELPGKCEDSHKYCKIWSETGECTKNKVWMSVSCRKSCKMCGVDCDNFNLHCDSWAKTNECEKNIEYMKLYCPKSCGFCGTASSAACNDGNRYCSAWAERGQCKANADYMKLHCKKSCGLC; encoded by the exons ATGACAGTCT CCATGGATCCACCTCCACGTGACAAGTTGGGAGGTGATCCTATCGAAATTGCTGGTCTCTTTGAAGGTGACATTGCTGGAGTTGTAAGCGCAGACATGGCCGCCGGCAAGTCATTTAAACCAGGCAAATCTGGCACCAAA GCAACAGGAAAAAATGCTATTGTCGACATGAACCTTCGCTGGCCGTCGAGCGTCATTCCTTACGTCATATCAGCTTCTTTCG TACCGAACGACCGGAGCGTGATCGCCAGAGCGATGCTTGAATATCACAATAAAACCTGCATCCGCTTCGTCCCACGTACCAATCAACGCGACTACGTTCACATCATGCCTGGATCGGG GTGCAGCAGCAATGTCGGCCGGACCGGAGGCGGTCAGCCCGTTTCCCTG GGCAGCGGTTGTGTCTACGTGGGGATCGTCATTCACGAACTGATGCACGCTGCGGGTTTTTGG CACGAGCAGAGCAGAGGCGATCGCGACAACTTCATCGCCATCCAATGGGATAATATTATTAACG GAATGGCGTATAACTTTCAAAAGTATAATCTGGACCGAATCCAGTACCTCGGAGCACCATACGACACAA GTTCCGTAATGCACTACGATGCCTTTGCATTTGCTAAGAACCGCGAACGTCCCACTATTATAGCCAAAAAACAAGGCACCGAGCTGGGACAGAGGAGAGGATTCAGTGAC GTGGATGTTATGAAATTGAACAAACTGTACGAATGTGGAAAGAACGGCGGTGTGTCAACGGTCACCACCACAATGGCTCCACTTGTTTCCACTGAATTACCAG GCAAATGCGAGGACAGTCACAAATACTGCAAGATCTGGTCGGAAACCGGCGAATGCACCAAAAACAAAGTGTGGATGAGCGTCAGCTGTCGCAAATCGTGCAAAATGTGCG GAGTGGACTGTGATAACTTCAACTTGCACTGCGATTCATG GGCAAAGaccaacgaatgcgaaaaGAACATTGAGTACATGAAGCTTTACTGTCCAAAATCTTGCGGATTCTGCGGAACAG CTTCTAGCGCGGCGTGCAACGACGGGAATCGATACTGTAGTGCTTGGGCGGAACGAGGCCAGTGCAAAGCCAATGCCGACTACATGAAACTACACTGCAAGAAATCATGTGGATTATGctaa
- the LOC116916788 gene encoding J domain-containing protein, with product MDPIILNERHVEDDYYYTLGCDDSSSIDQILTEYKHRVLRCHPDKNQDDKSTAQFQKLQEAKEVLCDPEKRKNYDRWKTSGLAISYKQWIAIKEQSAAVFHWAIPKHEKKMLESSSSKLKIIKLKQSQHSPKIGSEYCTYNSILEKFRNYEI from the exons ATGGATCCAATTATACTTAATGAGCGACATGTGGAGGATGACTACTATTACACATTAGGTTGTGATGATTCCTCCAGT ATTGACCAAATATTAACTGAATACAAACATAGAGTATTACGTTGTCATCCTGATAAGAATCAAGATGATAAGTCCACTGCTCAGTTTCAGAAACTCCAA GAAGCTAAAGAAGTGCTCTGTGACCCAGAAAAGCGAAAAAATTATGACAGATGGAAAACAAGTGGACTAGCAATTTCATACAAGCAATGGATTGCCATAAAGGAACAATCTGCTGCT GTTTTCCATTGGGCCATTCCAaaacatgaaaagaaaatgctaGAGTCAAGCAGCAGCAAGTTAAAGATTATAAAACTGAAACAAAGTCAGCATTCCCCTAAAATTGGTTCTGAATATTGTACATACAATTCCATCCTAGAGAAGTTTAGGAACTacgaaatatga
- the LOC116916753 gene encoding voltage-dependent anion-selective channel protein 2: MAPPVYADLGKSSRDVFGKGYHFSLLKLECKTKTSNGVEFTTGGSSNLDSGKVVGNLETKYKVPEYGLTFTEKWNTDNTLGTEIAIQDKIAQGLKLTFDSTFAPQTGKKTGVVKAEFKHDTATLNADVDLNGGPTVNGAAVCGYMGWLAGYQMSFDMSKSQLTRNNFSIAYAAKDFALHTNVNDGQEFGGALFQKVNPNLETGVQLAWTAGSNATRFGIGCKYQLDKDSAVRAKINNASQLGLGYQQKLRQGVTITPIVNG; the protein is encoded by the exons ATGGCCCCTCCAGTGTATGCTGATCTTGGCAAATCTTCCCGCGACGTGTTTGGCAAAGGCTATCATTTTAGCCTGCTAAAGCTTGAATGCAAAACCAAGACTTCCAATGGAGTTGAATTCACCACCGGTGGTTCTTCGAACCTTGACAGTGGCAAAGTGGTTGGAAATTTGGAGACAAAGTATAAGGTTCCAGAATATG GCTTGACCTTCACTGAGAAATGGAACACTGACAACACCCTTGGAACTGAAATTGCCATCCAGGATAAAATTGCCCAAGGATTAAAACTAACCTTCGATTCCACCTTTGCTCCTCAAACAGG CAAGAAAACGGGTGTCGTCAAAGCTGAATTCAAGCATGACACGGCCACCTTGAATGCTGATGTGGACCTTAATGGTGGACCAACAGTCAATGGTGCAGCCGTTTGCGGTTACATGGGATGGCTAGCTGGCTACCAAATGTCATTCGACATGTCCAAGTCCCAGCTGACCCGCAATAATTTCTCTATCGCCTATGCGGCAAAAGATTTCGCCCTCCACACCAACGT TAACGACGGACAAGAATTCGGAGGAGCCCTATTCCAAAAGGTTAATCCTAATCTTGAAACAGGCGTCCAACTTGCCTGGACCGCCGGCTCAAATGCCACCCGATTCGGTATTGGTTGCAAGTACCAGTTAGACAAAGACAGTGCAGTCCGTGCCAAGATCAATAACGCTTCCCAACTTGGCCTTGGCTATCAGCAAAAACTCCGCCAGG GTGTTACCATTACTCCTATCGTCAATGGTTGA